GCTATCCGCTACCAGCTTTCACCTCAAATGAAGCTTTTAATATAAGGTAAGATTACATTATTTCTTTACATAATAGGGAAGTACGAGCCAAAACACTCTTGATAGTCATTTTTACTGAAAAACTGATGGCTAATATTTTAGGCGTGTCATGGCACGTCTCTACAAGTATTGACTAATACTAATAATTATGGACGCTTTTACTCCTATTCCTCCCAATTGGACAAATCAGGCAACTCATGCTTATGAATTTTGCTGCCCCAAATGTCGCTCAAGTAGTTTGGAAGCTGTACAAGTTTGGATAAACCGTCGAGCGCCTGTCTTAACCGAACAAAATCGACGCAAATGGCAGGAGTTTTACCAGTGCTACTGTGGTTCTGTTTGGTGGGCTTGGAGTAGCGATCGCCCTCCAAGTGATTTATCGTCAGAGAATGGTAGCTACTAACTAAATAAAAAAAGTAGGGGCGCAATGCCTTGCGCCCCTACTAACTTTTCCCTGACTCACTAAGAGTCAGTCTTTGCTGAGGATAAGTTTTAGAAAGTAAAGGTAGTACGCAATGTACCTACATAAATTGTATCGTTGTCGTTGTTGTGTTCTGGGTTAAAGATAACCAGTACACCAGGAGTAATGGAAATGTTGTTAGAGAGTTGTAGTCTGTACAACGCTTCTAAATGATATGATGTATCCTCATCTTCACGACGAACACCATTTGTCTGAACAAAATCGTTGTCAGATACTTTGGGTGGTTGACCGAAGATAATGCCCAATAAGTTACCTTCTCTACCAAAATCTTTGAAAGCTAGGGTAGCAGCCCAGTAATTAAAGTCTGCTTCATCACCTTCACGAAGACCGCTCTTGGCTTCTGCTTCACTATAACCATACCATCCACCGATGGTTATGTTCTTACCCAATCTAAAAGCAGCTTGTACACCGTAGTGGTTAGAGGTGAGTGCAACGTTATTACCGAAGGGTTGGTTTGCATAGACACTTCCTGTGGATGAGAACAGATTGATCCCGTTCTCACTATTTTGGTAAGTGCGGGCGTAGGTCAAACCAACGCTCAATGCTTGACTGGGTTGGAACGATAGCTGACCGAGAGCTGTGTATGAGCCATTAAAAATACCTCTACCTAAGCCTGGATTGCTTGCTCCTCCTGATGAGCCTCCTCCGAGATAAGATGCTGACAAGGAGATAGGTCCTCTTGGATTAACTGTGATGGTTGCACCTGCACCACCTTGACCTTGACGATAGATCGGGCTAAAGCGACCGTAACGACCAATCGCACCTCTTGCATCACTCGCAAGATCGGGGTTAAAGTTATTAATGTTGTCGTATAACTCACCACTGTTAGCATCAATCTTGACGCGCAATATCTCACCCAGATTGAAGGTGTAGTTGAGTTTATCTAGCTCGATATCATTGTTATTATTGTCATCAAAAGACAGACGAGTCATGTTAGTACCCGTGACGGCGGTACCGTATGGGGTAATGTTCCGTGCTTGCAAGCGGGTGACTAACAGGTCGTTTCCAGTGAAACTGGTGTTTAATCTGAGACGAACGCGATCGGCAAAAATTGGGTTTGGCTCTAAATCATCATCGGCATTGTTGGCTGCGTTGGCATCACTATCTGGGTCTGTAACACCAGAGGAAACTGCTCTCTCATCCCCAAAAACTTCAGATAAGTTGAAGATGGCTTCCCCAACCAGTTTGGTGGTGGTAGAGAATTGATTGGCTTCTAGTTCGGCGGTGCGAGCTTCTAGAGCATCTACACGACCGCGCAAAGTAGCTAATTCAGCAGAAAATTCTTCTTGCAAGCGCTGTAAAGTAGCCAGGTCTTCTTTCCGAACCAAGTCAGCAGTGGCTGTTGCAATCAGTTCGTTAACTCTGTCTAAACAAGCATTTAAACCTGCGGCAAACTCATAACGGGTCATAGCACGGTTACCGCGATAGGTTCCATTGGGGTAACCTGCAATACAACCGTAACGCTCAACCAAGGATTGCAATGCTTGGAATGCCCAGTCAGTAGGTTGTACGTCAGAAAATTGAGAAACGGATGTAACCTGACCTAGACTTTCGTTTTGTTGTTCTAATTGAGCTACAGAAGTTACTTTATCGGTAACTTCTCCGGCTATGGCACTGTTGGCTGTGAAAAATGTTGCAGCAAGAACAACCGGGCTTAACTTCAGAACTTTCCAGGATAGTTTTGTCATAGTTTTTGTCTCACTCACACCTACTAACTCAACCGTCATATAATTCCCGACAAGATAAAATTCTGGGAATTTACTACCGATATTCAGTCAGAATTGTACCAGATGTTCGTGGTGATTAGAAGTTGCTGGAACACCACTTTGATATATTTATTTCTTATCTTGAAAATGCAAAATCACGCGGCGCTTGTGACGTAACAGAGTTCCTTCTTCTTCAAACTGCTGAAGAAGCCGCGTAACTGTTACTCTTGTTGTATTTAATACTTCTGCCATCTCT
This genomic interval from Scytonema hofmannii PCC 7110 contains the following:
- a CDS encoding iron uptake porin, with product MTKLSWKVLKLSPVVLAATFFTANSAIAGEVTDKVTSVAQLEQQNESLGQVTSVSQFSDVQPTDWAFQALQSLVERYGCIAGYPNGTYRGNRAMTRYEFAAGLNACLDRVNELIATATADLVRKEDLATLQRLQEEFSAELATLRGRVDALEARTAELEANQFSTTTKLVGEAIFNLSEVFGDERAVSSGVTDPDSDANAANNADDDLEPNPIFADRVRLRLNTSFTGNDLLVTRLQARNITPYGTAVTGTNMTRLSFDDNNNNDIELDKLNYTFNLGEILRVKIDANSGELYDNINNFNPDLASDARGAIGRYGRFSPIYRQGQGGAGATITVNPRGPISLSASYLGGGSSGGASNPGLGRGIFNGSYTALGQLSFQPSQALSVGLTYARTYQNSENGINLFSSTGSVYANQPFGNNVALTSNHYGVQAAFRLGKNITIGGWYGYSEAEAKSGLREGDEADFNYWAATLAFKDFGREGNLLGIIFGQPPKVSDNDFVQTNGVRREDEDTSYHLEALYRLQLSNNISITPGVLVIFNPEHNNDNDTIYVGTLRTTFTF